A region of Plantactinospora sp. BC1 DNA encodes the following proteins:
- a CDS encoding SDR family oxidoreductase: protein MDADAVRFALPGAAVVVTGAGSGIGAALATRFAAEGARVLVNDLDADAARAVAARTGGEVFPADMADPAAVAALVRYARERLGRIDLYCANAGVLGTGGLDATDETWEQAWRVNTMSQVYAARELLPDWLAAGRGRLLVTASAAGLLTLLGAAPYSVTKHAAVAFAEWLRASYAHRGVVVQALCPQGVRTPMLEQGEGPGAALLAAGAVTPERVAEEVVAALADDRFLVLPHPEVATYYTRRATDPERWLHGMNRVQRDLERSAAEGDTDGHDGGGTGPR, encoded by the coding sequence GTGGATGCTGACGCTGTCCGGTTCGCCCTGCCCGGTGCGGCCGTGGTGGTGACCGGGGCGGGTTCCGGCATCGGCGCGGCGCTGGCCACCCGGTTCGCCGCCGAGGGTGCCCGGGTGCTGGTCAACGACCTCGACGCCGACGCGGCCCGGGCGGTCGCGGCCCGGACCGGCGGCGAGGTCTTCCCCGCCGACATGGCCGACCCGGCGGCGGTCGCCGCGCTGGTCCGGTACGCCCGGGAGCGGCTCGGCCGGATCGACCTCTACTGCGCCAACGCCGGAGTGCTCGGCACCGGCGGGCTGGACGCCACCGACGAGACCTGGGAGCAGGCCTGGCGGGTCAACACCATGTCCCAGGTGTACGCCGCCCGGGAGCTGCTGCCCGACTGGCTGGCGGCCGGACGCGGCCGGCTCCTGGTCACCGCCTCGGCCGCGGGTCTGCTCACCCTGCTCGGCGCCGCCCCCTACTCGGTGACCAAACACGCGGCGGTGGCGTTCGCCGAGTGGCTGCGGGCGAGCTACGCCCACCGGGGCGTCGTCGTGCAGGCGCTCTGCCCGCAGGGGGTGCGCACGCCGATGCTGGAGCAGGGCGAGGGCCCGGGTGCCGCCCTGCTCGCGGCCGGGGCGGTCACCCCGGAGCGGGTCGCCGAGGAGGTGGTGGCGGCGCTGGCCGACGACCGGTTCCTGGTGCTGCCGCATCCGGAGGTGGCGACGTACTACACCCGGCGGGCGACCGATCCGGAGCGCTGGCTGCACGGGATGAACCGGGTG
- a CDS encoding DEAD/DEAH box helicase, whose product MSSDSAPPAPPVSTSPNDSDDGSGTFADLGLRTELLDALGTLGYEEPTAIQRAAIPPLLAGQDLLGQAATGTGKTAAFALPLLHRLPEGRRSGAPVALILVPTRELAVQVSEAIHRYGRELGVRVLPIYGGQPIARQLRALDGGVDVVVATPGRALDHIARDTLRLDGLATVVLDEADEMLDMGFAEDIEAILQHVPEQRQTVLFSATMPARIDGMARQYLRDPARIEIGRQPAPTGTAPLVRQTAYVVARAHKPAALGRVLDVEAPTAAIVFCRSREEVDRLTETMNGRGYRAEALHGGMTQEQRDRVMGRLRAGTADLLVATDVAARGLDIEQLTHVVNYDVPSAPESYVHRIGRVGRAGRQGVAITLAEPREHRMLKTIERTTGQRISIDKIPTVADLRTRRLEMTRAALHESLLEDDLDPFRVIVETLTDEFDVMEVALAAVKLAHESAGGGPVDEEEDIPQVAFRSDRDGRARRDGGRDGGRDDRRAARPRSGDMACLFIGVGRRAGIRPQDLVGAITGETAVSGREIGSIEIADRFSLVEVPRSAANEVITRLRQSTIKGRKATVRRDREVGRDQRDG is encoded by the coding sequence ATGAGTTCCGACAGCGCACCACCCGCTCCGCCGGTCAGCACCAGCCCGAACGACTCCGACGACGGCTCCGGCACCTTCGCCGACCTCGGGCTGCGGACCGAACTCCTGGACGCGCTCGGCACGCTCGGCTACGAGGAGCCGACCGCCATCCAGCGGGCCGCCATCCCGCCCCTGCTGGCCGGCCAGGACCTGCTCGGCCAGGCCGCCACCGGGACCGGGAAGACCGCCGCGTTCGCGCTGCCGCTGCTGCACCGGCTGCCGGAGGGGCGGCGTTCCGGTGCGCCGGTGGCGCTGATCCTGGTACCGACCCGGGAACTGGCGGTGCAGGTCTCCGAGGCGATCCACCGGTACGGCCGCGAACTCGGCGTACGGGTGCTGCCGATCTACGGGGGCCAGCCGATCGCCCGGCAACTGCGGGCACTGGACGGCGGAGTGGACGTGGTGGTGGCCACCCCGGGACGGGCGCTGGACCACATCGCCCGGGACACTCTCCGACTCGACGGCCTCGCGACCGTCGTGCTGGACGAGGCGGACGAGATGCTCGACATGGGGTTCGCCGAGGACATCGAGGCGATCCTGCAACACGTACCGGAGCAACGGCAGACGGTGCTCTTCTCCGCCACCATGCCGGCCCGGATCGACGGGATGGCCCGGCAGTACCTGCGGGACCCGGCCCGGATCGAGATCGGCCGGCAGCCGGCGCCCACCGGCACCGCCCCGCTGGTCCGGCAGACCGCGTACGTGGTCGCCCGGGCGCACAAGCCGGCCGCGCTCGGCCGGGTACTCGACGTCGAGGCGCCGACCGCGGCGATCGTCTTCTGCCGCAGCCGGGAGGAGGTCGACCGGCTCACCGAGACGATGAACGGTCGCGGCTACCGGGCCGAGGCGCTGCACGGCGGGATGACCCAGGAGCAGCGGGACCGGGTGATGGGCCGGCTCCGGGCGGGTACCGCCGACCTGCTGGTGGCGACCGACGTGGCCGCCCGGGGGCTGGACATCGAGCAGCTCACCCACGTGGTGAACTACGACGTGCCGTCGGCCCCGGAGTCCTACGTGCACCGGATCGGCCGGGTCGGCCGGGCCGGCCGGCAGGGGGTGGCGATCACCCTGGCCGAGCCGCGCGAGCACCGGATGCTCAAGACCATCGAGCGGACCACCGGGCAGCGGATCTCGATCGACAAGATTCCGACCGTGGCCGACCTGCGGACCCGGCGGCTGGAGATGACCCGGGCGGCGCTGCACGAGAGCCTGCTGGAGGACGACCTCGACCCGTTCCGGGTGATCGTGGAGACCCTCACCGACGAGTTCGACGTGATGGAGGTGGCGCTGGCGGCGGTCAAGCTGGCGCACGAGTCGGCCGGAGGCGGCCCGGTCGACGAGGAGGAGGACATCCCGCAGGTGGCGTTCCGGTCCGACCGGGACGGCCGGGCCCGCCGCGACGGTGGCCGGGACGGCGGCCGGGACGACCGGCGCGCCGCCCGGCCCCGCTCCGGCGACATGGCCTGCCTCTTCATCGGGGTCGGCCGGCGGGCCGGGATCCGCCCGCAGGATCTGGTCGGGGCGATCACCGGCGAGACGGCGGTCAGCGGCCGGGAGATCGGCTCGATCGAGATCGCCGACCGGTTCTCGCTGGTCGAGGTGCCGAGGTCGGCGGCGAACGAGGTGATCACCCGGCTCCGGCAGAGCACCATCAAGGGCCGCAAGGCGACGGTACGCCGGGATCGCGAGGTCGGCCGCGACCAGCGCGACGGCTGA
- a CDS encoding class I SAM-dependent methyltransferase, producing MDGADPDRWSAVAAGWAELWGGFAEPVWRVVAAAGGIGPGSRVLDVGCGGGDLLGYLDRLGATTAGIDPAPGMLALARSRLPTADLRIGDAERLPWPDRTFDLVTSVNAVQFADDTLDALAEFVRVTRPGGLVAIANWAEGRQNDLDTVERAVAYAAGEEPLPDGELREPGGLERLLADGGLDLVAAGLVQVPWYVPDDDALVRGVLLGEDPETIAATAPTVREAAHPFRQPDGGYRLDNAFRYAVGRTPGPRPCSVHLARAG from the coding sequence GTGGACGGGGCGGACCCGGATCGCTGGTCGGCGGTCGCCGCGGGCTGGGCCGAACTGTGGGGTGGCTTCGCCGAGCCGGTCTGGCGGGTCGTCGCGGCGGCCGGCGGGATCGGGCCGGGTTCCCGGGTGCTCGACGTCGGCTGTGGCGGCGGCGACCTGCTCGGCTATCTCGACCGGCTCGGCGCGACGACCGCCGGGATCGACCCGGCGCCCGGGATGCTGGCGCTGGCCAGGTCCCGGCTTCCCACCGCCGACCTGCGGATCGGCGACGCCGAGCGGCTACCCTGGCCGGATCGGACGTTCGACCTGGTGACCTCGGTCAACGCCGTGCAGTTCGCCGACGACACCCTGGACGCGCTGGCCGAGTTCGTCCGGGTCACCCGCCCCGGCGGCCTGGTCGCGATCGCGAACTGGGCGGAGGGGCGGCAGAACGACCTGGACACGGTCGAGCGGGCGGTCGCGTACGCCGCCGGCGAGGAGCCGCTGCCCGACGGCGAGTTGCGGGAGCCCGGTGGGCTCGAACGGCTGCTCGCCGACGGTGGGCTCGACCTGGTGGCGGCCGGGCTGGTCCAGGTCCCCTGGTACGTGCCCGACGACGACGCGCTGGTGCGTGGCGTACTGCTGGGCGAGGATCCGGAGACGATCGCCGCCACCGCGCCGACGGTACGGGAGGCGGCCCACCCGTTCCGGCAGCCGGACGGCGGCTACCGCCTCGACAACGCGTTCCGGTACGCCGTCGGCCGTACTCCCGGTCCCCGACCGTGCTCCGTACACCTCGCTCGGGCTGGTTGA
- a CDS encoding glycoside hydrolase family 6 protein, with product MTLPLLVPASARPRRALTVLATLALLLAGSPASPARAADLDRAADVDRAPVDNPYLGATAYVNPEWSARARAEPGGAAVADQPTGVWLDRIAAVAGTPGRMGLRAHLTSALAQGADLVQLILYNLPGRDCNRRVGYGELAIDELDRYRTEFVDPIVAILADPSYAGLRIVTVVEPNSLPNLVTHTSPRPAATAGCDRAKAGGVHLAGIGYALARLATVPNVYAYLDASHHGQLGWSDDGAATAALLHQAATTAGSTPAAVHGFTVNVANYSVLREPYLDADDVVHGQPVRETPWIAGNAYVDELPYARQLRQHLVAVGFSTRIGMLVDTSRNGWGGPARPTGPGPSTSAEEYVEAGRTDRRGYLGNWCNQVGAGLGERPVAAPEAGIDAYAWIKPPGESDGASDVLGANRPYEPMCDPTYRPHLFPTVTSGAMQNAPQVGEWFPPHFRQLLANAWPPL from the coding sequence ATGACACTGCCGCTACTCGTACCCGCGTCGGCCCGACCCCGTCGGGCCCTGACCGTGCTGGCCACGCTGGCGCTGCTGCTGGCCGGATCGCCCGCCTCCCCCGCCCGGGCCGCCGACCTCGACCGGGCCGCCGACGTCGACCGAGCCCCGGTGGACAACCCCTACCTCGGCGCGACGGCGTACGTGAACCCGGAGTGGTCCGCCCGGGCCCGCGCCGAACCCGGCGGGGCGGCCGTCGCCGACCAGCCGACCGGGGTCTGGCTGGACCGGATCGCCGCCGTCGCCGGCACGCCGGGACGGATGGGGCTGCGCGCCCACCTGACCTCGGCGCTGGCGCAGGGCGCCGACCTGGTGCAGCTGATCCTCTACAACCTGCCCGGCCGGGATTGCAACCGCCGGGTCGGCTACGGCGAGCTGGCCATCGACGAGCTCGACCGGTACCGGACCGAGTTCGTCGACCCGATCGTCGCGATCCTCGCCGACCCGAGCTACGCGGGGCTGCGGATCGTCACCGTCGTGGAGCCGAACTCGCTGCCGAACCTGGTCACCCACACCTCGCCGCGCCCCGCCGCGACCGCCGGCTGCGACCGTGCCAAGGCCGGCGGCGTGCACCTCGCCGGCATCGGCTACGCGCTCGCGCGGCTGGCCACCGTGCCGAACGTCTACGCCTACCTGGACGCCAGCCACCACGGCCAACTCGGCTGGTCGGACGACGGGGCCGCGACGGCGGCACTGCTACACCAGGCGGCCACCACCGCCGGCAGCACCCCGGCGGCCGTGCACGGCTTCACCGTCAACGTCGCCAACTATTCGGTACTGCGCGAGCCCTACCTCGACGCCGACGACGTGGTGCACGGCCAGCCGGTCCGGGAGACGCCCTGGATCGCCGGCAACGCGTACGTCGACGAGCTGCCGTACGCCCGGCAACTGCGCCAGCACCTGGTCGCCGTCGGCTTCTCCACCCGGATCGGCATGCTGGTCGACACCTCCCGCAACGGCTGGGGCGGACCGGCCCGGCCCACCGGCCCGGGACCGTCGACCAGCGCCGAGGAGTACGTCGAGGCGGGCCGGACCGACCGGCGCGGCTATCTCGGCAACTGGTGCAACCAGGTCGGCGCCGGACTCGGCGAGCGGCCGGTCGCGGCTCCGGAGGCCGGCATCGACGCGTACGCCTGGATCAAGCCGCCCGGCGAGTCCGACGGGGCCAGCGACGTGCTCGGGGCGAACCGGCCGTACGAGCCGATGTGCGACCCGACGTACCGCCCGCACCTCTTCCCGACGGTGACCAGTGGGGCGATGCAGAACGCCCCGCAGGTCGGCGAGTGGTTCCCGCCGCACTTCCGGCAACTGCTGGCCAACGCCTGGCCGCCGCTCTGA
- a CDS encoding SAM-dependent methyltransferase: protein MRRRRRRGPYDDSPNYYYFEVEMSYQVEPVGRVIGGRAEAFEDEWRDVRSVIRIAEHLPADAALGLADFSHLEVVFLFDRVDADRVSPAARHPRGDNRFPVVGIFASRGPNRPNRLAVSRCRLLRVDGRDLHVADLDALDGTPVLDVKPYLREFAPRTPVTQPGWAEELMRNYY, encoded by the coding sequence GTGCGACGGAGGCGGCGGCGCGGTCCCTACGATGACAGCCCGAACTACTACTACTTCGAGGTGGAGATGAGCTATCAGGTGGAGCCGGTCGGCCGGGTGATCGGCGGCCGGGCCGAGGCGTTCGAGGACGAGTGGCGGGACGTGCGGTCCGTGATCCGGATCGCCGAACACCTGCCCGCCGACGCGGCCCTCGGGCTGGCCGACTTCTCCCACCTCGAGGTGGTGTTCCTCTTCGACCGGGTCGACGCCGACCGGGTGAGCCCGGCGGCCCGGCATCCGCGCGGCGACAACCGTTTCCCGGTGGTCGGCATCTTCGCCTCGCGGGGTCCGAACCGGCCGAACCGGCTCGCCGTCTCGCGCTGCCGTCTGCTCCGGGTCGACGGCCGGGACCTGCACGTGGCCGACCTGGACGCCCTCGACGGTACGCCGGTGCTGGACGTCAAGCCGTACCTGCGGGAGTTCGCCCCGCGCACCCCGGTGACCCAGCCGGGCTGGGCGGAGGAGCTGATGCGGAACTACTACTGA
- a CDS encoding glycosyltransferase family 2 protein: protein MSVIVPNYNKEKTLRACLAAVYAQTRPPAEVIVVDDASTDRSRQIAAEFPCTVLAFPANRGVSAARNAGAARAGGDLLFFVDSDIALAPDAVAGAVAELRAHPGCGVVQGIYDLTPLFPDGPVESYKTLFEHFWRRRDVGVTAITMFALTAVPRAVFELVGGFDERLRDAEDVEFGTRLPASYEIRTSDRVVGRHDDVDRLGPYLSEHFRRARTYAGAVVAARWAPGSAKSDVDQAERRAPHRIDLGSVVGLFGSALAVAGLPLAAWSPWLLPVPLAGLVAFLGADRALLGFALRQRGPGFLLFATGMRFLTHLTEFTGLALGLGRALLRRPRPGRVAPLAPESTR from the coding sequence GTGTCGGTCATCGTCCCGAACTACAACAAGGAAAAGACCCTCCGGGCCTGTCTCGCCGCGGTCTACGCGCAGACCCGCCCGCCGGCCGAGGTGATCGTCGTCGACGACGCGAGTACCGACCGGTCGCGGCAGATCGCGGCCGAGTTCCCCTGCACCGTACTGGCGTTCCCGGCCAACCGGGGCGTCTCGGCGGCGAGGAACGCCGGTGCCGCCCGAGCCGGCGGTGACCTGCTCTTCTTCGTCGACTCGGACATCGCGCTGGCGCCCGACGCGGTGGCCGGGGCGGTGGCGGAACTGCGGGCCCATCCGGGCTGCGGCGTGGTGCAGGGGATCTACGACCTGACGCCGCTCTTCCCGGACGGGCCGGTCGAGTCCTACAAGACGCTCTTCGAACACTTCTGGCGGCGCCGCGACGTCGGGGTCACCGCGATCACCATGTTCGCGCTCACCGCCGTTCCCCGGGCGGTCTTCGAGCTGGTGGGCGGCTTCGACGAACGGCTGCGGGACGCCGAGGACGTCGAGTTCGGCACCCGCCTGCCGGCGTCGTACGAGATCCGCACCAGCGACCGGGTGGTGGGCCGGCACGACGACGTGGACCGGCTGGGGCCGTACCTGTCGGAGCACTTCCGCCGAGCCCGCACGTACGCCGGAGCGGTCGTCGCGGCGCGCTGGGCGCCCGGGTCGGCGAAGTCCGATGTGGATCAGGCTGAGCGGCGGGCGCCGCACCGGATCGACCTCGGCTCGGTCGTCGGACTCTTCGGCAGCGCCCTCGCGGTGGCCGGGCTGCCGCTGGCCGCCTGGTCACCGTGGCTGCTGCCGGTGCCGCTGGCCGGGCTGGTCGCCTTCCTCGGCGCGGACCGGGCGCTGCTCGGGTTCGCACTGCGGCAGCGCGGGCCGGGCTTCCTGCTCTTCGCCACCGGGATGCGGTTCCTGACCCACCTGACCGAGTTCACCGGGCTGGCGCTCGGGCTGGGCCGGGCCCTGCTCCGGCGTCCCCGGCCCGGCCGGGTCGCCCCGCTGGCCCCGGAGTCGACCCGGTGA
- a CDS encoding lysylphosphatidylglycerol synthase domain-containing protein: MTRPPGPTPSTRPTGQTGSVDRAGRGRLGAVVEAVQRAIGRRPGWWRRVNQLLVVVFVLALTAGLVLFLRDQDWTPVRALAQRLDPVQVGLVLGGALLVNSVGLLLGYHSWQALFVDLGAAVDRWTAARLFFVGFLAKFVPGRFVALPVLLRMGKEINVGAVRLAGVFGLSWVVVALTGMTVGLAAGPAVLDRATGWMLLAVLPLVALFVRPDLLNRGLAGTARLLRRPPPQVSASRAGVRRAITTQSLSWVVSGHHLWLLAVTAGAPPLRSYLVCVAGFAAATVAGLLVMVVPDGLGVREAVLMVGLSTVMPVSVAAPVVLTSRLVCALSEVAVGAGGLLLAQYVHRRRLGPRGGADPALTG, translated from the coding sequence GTGACCCGCCCACCCGGCCCAACCCCCTCGACCCGCCCCACCGGCCAGACCGGCTCGGTCGACCGGGCTGGCCGGGGTCGGCTGGGCGCGGTGGTCGAGGCGGTGCAGCGCGCGATCGGGCGGCGGCCCGGCTGGTGGCGACGGGTCAACCAACTGCTGGTCGTGGTCTTCGTGCTGGCCCTGACGGCCGGGCTGGTGCTGTTCCTGCGGGACCAGGACTGGACACCGGTCCGGGCGCTGGCGCAGCGGCTCGACCCGGTCCAGGTCGGACTGGTACTCGGCGGTGCGCTGCTGGTCAACTCGGTCGGGCTGCTGCTCGGGTACCACTCCTGGCAGGCGCTCTTCGTCGACCTCGGTGCGGCGGTGGACCGGTGGACCGCCGCCCGGTTGTTCTTCGTCGGCTTCCTCGCCAAGTTCGTCCCGGGCCGGTTCGTCGCGCTGCCGGTACTGCTCCGGATGGGTAAGGAGATCAACGTCGGGGCGGTACGGCTCGCGGGGGTCTTCGGACTCAGCTGGGTGGTGGTGGCGCTGACCGGGATGACCGTCGGCCTCGCGGCCGGGCCGGCGGTACTGGACCGGGCGACCGGCTGGATGCTGCTCGCCGTACTGCCGCTGGTGGCGCTCTTCGTCCGCCCGGACCTGCTCAACCGGGGGCTTGCCGGGACGGCGCGACTGTTGCGCCGGCCACCGCCGCAGGTGAGCGCGTCCCGGGCCGGCGTCCGGCGGGCGATCACCACGCAGTCGCTCTCCTGGGTGGTCTCCGGGCACCACCTCTGGCTGCTGGCGGTGACGGCCGGCGCCCCGCCGCTGCGCTCCTACCTGGTCTGTGTGGCCGGTTTCGCCGCCGCCACCGTGGCCGGGTTGCTGGTGATGGTCGTCCCGGACGGGCTGGGCGTCCGGGAGGCGGTGCTGATGGTGGGGCTGTCGACCGTGATGCCGGTGTCGGTGGCCGCCCCGGTGGTGCTGACCAGCCGGCTGGTCTGCGCACTCAGCGAGGTCGCGGTCGGCGCGGGCGGGCTGCTGCTCGCCCAGTACGTCCACCGGCGCCGGCTCGGCCCTCGCGGTGGTGCCGACCCCGCACTGACCGGCTGA
- a CDS encoding trans-aconitate 2-methyltransferase, protein MSNALVRAVARLIRVPVRVLVRANPRINRAWWNVQYALGFWRYLDDMSDGDMPLSLIESWAPRPAILDLGCGTSANLPLTPGRYRHYHGVDLSSRAIEAARALDRPDTTFEVADIRTFDTTHRYDAILLREVVYYLTETEAAELLRRLPAMLTPRGRIVVQIYDEAPAEEFARIVRACGLSVAEEVPARLGDDPAGAFFVLTGQEGMERADGTGRGGSAGLDSAEPAIEPGHAGPGRAPSGDSRSGDAEPVAGIRPGPAAPTTAAR, encoded by the coding sequence ATGTCGAATGCGTTGGTCCGTGCGGTGGCACGGCTGATCCGAGTCCCGGTACGGGTACTCGTCCGAGCCAATCCCAGGATCAACAGGGCGTGGTGGAACGTCCAGTACGCCCTGGGGTTCTGGCGCTATCTCGACGACATGTCCGACGGGGACATGCCGCTGTCACTGATCGAGAGCTGGGCGCCCCGACCGGCGATTCTGGACCTGGGTTGCGGCACCAGTGCCAACCTGCCGCTGACGCCGGGTCGATACCGGCACTACCACGGTGTCGACCTCAGTTCCCGGGCGATCGAGGCGGCCCGGGCCCTGGACCGGCCGGACACCACGTTCGAGGTGGCCGACATCCGCACCTTCGACACGACGCACCGGTACGACGCGATCCTGCTCCGTGAGGTCGTCTACTACCTGACCGAGACCGAGGCCGCCGAACTGCTGCGGCGGCTGCCCGCGATGCTGACGCCCCGGGGCCGGATCGTCGTGCAGATCTACGACGAGGCCCCGGCCGAGGAGTTCGCCCGGATCGTCCGGGCCTGCGGCCTCTCGGTCGCCGAGGAGGTCCCCGCGCGCCTCGGGGACGATCCTGCCGGTGCCTTCTTCGTGCTGACCGGTCAGGAGGGGATGGAGCGGGCCGATGGCACCGGGCGCGGCGGATCCGCCGGGTTGGATTCCGCCGAGCCGGCCATCGAGCCGGGTCACGCCGGGCCGGGTCGCGCCCCCTCGGGCGACTCCCGGTCGGGTGACGCCGAGCCGGTCGCCGGGATCAGACCGGGACCCGCCGCTCCCACCACGGCCGCACGGTGA
- a CDS encoding AfsR/SARP family transcriptional regulator: MSEDDLKILLLGPIRAERGGTNLYLGTPRQREVLAVLALRCGMVMSVPQIVDAIWNGRRPDSVENMVHTYIGRLRRVLEHPGRPPALARVLRSTRPGYTLDVPAVAVDVTRFEHDVRVARAARAQGELSRALDCFQQALSRWSGLALQEATGPLAEAERIRLTELRQDAVEEATGVRLLLGDVENLVSELRCMLAEQPMRERLWELLLVVLGQTSRRAEALTAFEDARITLADRLGVEPGHRLQDLHRRLLRSEPVTVRPWWERRVPV; the protein is encoded by the coding sequence ATGTCGGAAGACGACCTGAAGATCCTGCTGCTCGGTCCGATCCGGGCCGAGCGGGGCGGTACCAACCTCTACCTGGGCACTCCCCGGCAGCGGGAGGTGCTCGCCGTGCTGGCACTGCGCTGCGGGATGGTGATGTCGGTGCCGCAGATCGTCGACGCGATCTGGAACGGGCGCCGGCCCGATTCGGTGGAGAACATGGTGCACACCTACATCGGCCGGCTGCGCCGGGTGCTGGAGCATCCGGGCCGGCCGCCGGCACTGGCCCGGGTACTCCGGTCCACCCGCCCGGGATACACCCTCGACGTCCCGGCGGTCGCCGTCGACGTCACCCGGTTCGAGCACGACGTCAGGGTGGCCCGGGCGGCCCGGGCCCAGGGCGAGCTGTCCCGGGCGCTCGACTGTTTCCAGCAGGCGCTGTCCCGCTGGTCCGGCCTGGCGCTCCAGGAGGCGACGGGGCCGCTGGCCGAGGCGGAACGGATCCGTCTCACCGAGCTGCGGCAGGACGCGGTGGAGGAGGCCACCGGGGTACGGCTGCTCCTCGGCGACGTGGAGAACCTCGTCTCCGAGCTGCGCTGCATGCTCGCCGAGCAGCCGATGCGGGAGCGGCTCTGGGAACTGCTGCTGGTGGTCCTCGGCCAGACGTCGCGGCGGGCCGAGGCGCTGACCGCCTTCGAGGACGCCCGGATCACCCTGGCCGACCGGCTCGGGGTGGAGCCGGGACACCGGCTCCAGGACCTGCACCGGCGGCTGCTGCGCAGCGAACCCGTCACCGTGCGGCCGTGGTGGGAGCGGCGGGTCCCGGTCTGA
- a CDS encoding polysaccharide deacetylase family protein, with the protein MTGQPGTGRISWPYLSAQALHYLLFALRAQQFRCRRPMLGDGHRPVFGVAGQSVALTVDDGPHPEWTPRILDLLDRHRVRATFFLIGARVAEHPGLARRIRDAGHLVGNHSMTHPQPFAALPAPRLRSEIVAAQRQIEDAAGTTPRLFRAPGGNWSSTVLRTTADLGLVPVDWTVNPSDWRSPGVDRIVRRLSRCRPGHVLLCHDGGGDRSQTVAALETVLPRLLDRGLRFVVPGADR; encoded by the coding sequence ATGACCGGGCAGCCGGGCACCGGGCGGATCTCCTGGCCGTACCTGTCGGCCCAGGCGTTGCACTACCTGTTGTTCGCGCTCCGGGCACAGCAGTTCCGGTGCCGCCGGCCGATGCTCGGCGACGGACACCGGCCGGTCTTCGGGGTGGCCGGGCAGAGCGTGGCACTCACCGTCGACGACGGGCCGCATCCCGAGTGGACGCCCCGGATCCTGGACCTGCTCGACCGGCACCGGGTCCGGGCCACCTTCTTCCTGATCGGTGCCCGGGTCGCCGAACACCCCGGGCTGGCCCGCCGGATCCGCGACGCCGGACACCTGGTCGGCAACCACTCGATGACGCATCCGCAGCCGTTCGCCGCGCTGCCCGCGCCGCGGCTGCGTAGCGAGATCGTGGCGGCGCAGCGACAGATCGAGGACGCCGCCGGGACCACGCCCCGGCTGTTCCGCGCACCGGGCGGCAACTGGTCGTCGACGGTACTGCGGACCACCGCCGACCTCGGCCTGGTGCCGGTGGACTGGACGGTCAACCCGAGCGACTGGCGCAGCCCGGGGGTGGACCGGATCGTCCGGCGGCTGTCCCGGTGCCGGCCCGGGCACGTCCTGCTCTGCCACGACGGCGGCGGCGACCGGTCGCAGACCGTGGCAGCCCTGGAAACCGTACTTCCCCGGTTGCTCGACCGGGGACTGCGGTTCGTCGTACCCGGTGCCGACCGGTAG